Below is a genomic region from Salmo salar chromosome ssa11, Ssal_v3.1, whole genome shotgun sequence.
attctaacatgaatTGACTCAGAAGGtttaatacttatctaatcaatatatattagtatttatttttttatgaatgttttacaaatgttagaatttttcttccactctAACATTATAGTAtattgtgtagatcgttgacaaagaaattacaattaaatacattttaatcccactttgtaacacaagaaaatgtagaaaaagtaaaggggtgtgaatacattctaAAGGCACCGTATCTTCAACTACATCACTATCTTAAATGTTGCAAGCATAGCATGAGAAGATCATAATATATTTTGAGATTTTGAAAATGTTGTACACTAATATTTTCCCCTTCTACTCTTAGATGTGTGAGTGGATGAATACTTGTAAAGGAAACAAGGGAATAACAGGGTCAATTACATTTCTACTCATCTTGTTATTTACCCTGCAACTGGCTGAAAATGTAACTTCGGGTAAGAATACTAGATATATTCATTATCAGAAATGTTTGATTGTAATAAAATAACATTAACCTCTGGAATCCAAACAGCTATTAAAGAATATCTAGGcatttttatttttcatgtcttccctcccagtctctctggTGAAATGTCTCTACTCTGAGGACTGTGTGCTGACATGCAGCTTCAAACCAAATGAAGACGAGGTGGTTCACTGGTATAAACAACAAATATGCGTCCATAGCTACTACTATCAAAGTGACCAGTTACAACTGCAGAATGGACATTTCAGTGGAAGGACCTCTTTGTTCAAAGACCAGCTTGTTCATGGAAATGCATCGCTCCTACTAAAGAGGGTAGATGTTTCAGATGAGGGCCTATATAAGTGTTACACCAGCACCGTGATGGGTAACAAGGAAACCTTTGTGGATGTTAAGGTGGAAGGTTAGTTCCTGCTGTTGCTGTgtgaaagtattgggacagtgacacatttgttgttgttttggctctgtactccagcactttggatttgaaatgatacaatgactatgaagttaaaatgcagactgtcagctttaattttagggtattttcatccatatcgggtgaaccgtttagaaattatagcactttttgtacatagaccCCACATTGTAggtgaccaaaagtattgggacaaagtcacttatatgtgtattaaagtagtcaaaagtgaagtatttggtcccatattcatagcacacaatgactaaatcaagcttgtgactctataaATTGGTTGGATGaattttcagtttgttttggttgtgtttcagtgcccaatagaaataagtggtaaataatgtattgtgtcattttggagtcacttttattgtaaataagaatataatgttttttaacacttctatattaatgtggatgctaccatgactaCGGATAATCCTGCattaattgtgaataatgatgagttagaaagttacagacgcacaagtatcatacagcccccccccccccccaaaaaaatgctaACTTCCACCGTTATTGTAAAGGTGAGAGGTTATAATTTCTTGGGAGTATGatctttgtgtgtctgtaactttcttcctcatcattattcacgattcattcagggtgatctgtaatcatggtagcatccacaagTGTTTAGAAGcaaatgtagaaaaagtaaaggggtgttcttatttacaataaaagtgactccaaaatgacacaatacattatttaccattcatttcaatggggcacaacatatatatacatttttttgtcttttatttttaacctttatttaactaggaaagtcagttaagaacaaattcatatttacaatgacggcctcccaaAAGGCAAAAAGCcacctgcggggacgggggctgggatttaaaaaataagaagaataaataaataaataaataaataaatatatatatatatatatgacaaaacacacatcacgacaagagagacaacacaacactacataaagagagacctaagaaaataacataacaaggcagcaacacatgacaacacagcatggtagcaacacaacatgacaacaacatggtagcaacacaacatggtagcagcacaacatggtacaaacattattgggcacagacaacagcacaaagggcaagaaggtagagacatcacacgaagcagccacaagtgtcagtaagagtgtccatgattgagtctttgaatgaagagattgagaaaacactgtccagtttgagtgtttgttgtagCATGTTCCAGACGCTAGCTGCAGCGACCTGAAAagaggagcaacccagggatgtgtgtgctttggggacctttaacagaatgtggctggcagaacaggtgttgtatgtggagaatgagggctgctgtagatatctcagatagggggagtgaggcctaagtgggttttataaataagcatcaaacagtgggtcttgtgacgggtatacagagatgaccagtttacagaggagtatagagtgcagtgatgtgtcctataaggagcattggtggaaaatctgatggccgaatggtaaagaacatctagccactcgagaacacccttacctgccgatctataaattatgtctccgtaatctagcgtgggtaggatggtcatctgaatcagggttagtttggcagctggggtgaaagaggagcgattacgatagaggaagccaagtctagatttaactttagcctgcagctttgatatgtgctgagagaaggacagtgtaccatctagcaatactcccaagtacttgtatgaggtgactacctcaagctcgaAACCCTCAGAGGCAGTAATCACACCTgttgggagaggggcattcttcttaccaaaccacatgaccctTGTTTtgtaggtgttcagaacaaggttaagggtataggaagcttgttggacactaagaaagctttgttgtagagcatataacacaaaatccagggaggggccagctgagtataagaccgtatcatctgcatataaatggatgagagagcttcctactgcctgagctatgttgttgatgtaaattgagaagagcatggggcctaggattgagccttggggtactcccttggtggcaggcagtggctgagacagcagattttctggctttatacactgcactctttgagagaggtagatagcaaactaggccaaagacccctcagagacaccaatactcattagccggcccacaagaatgaaaTGGTCTACCgaatcaaaagctttggccaagtcaataaaaatagcagcacaacattgcttagaatcaagggcaatggcgaaatcattgaggacctttaaggttgcagtgacatatCTATAACCTGAGCGgataccagattgcataccagagagaatactatagacatcaagaaagccagtcagttgattattgacaagtttttccaaaacTTTTGATAAGCATGGtaaaatagaaattggcctataacagttaggatcagcttgatctccccctttaaataaaggacaaaccgaggctgccttccaagcaatggtaacctccccagagaggagagacaggttaaagaggtcggagataggcttggcgatgataggggaagcaaccttaaagaagaaagtgtctaaaccatctgagccagatgtttgtttttttggggtcaagtttcaggagctcctttaacacctcagactcagtgactgcctgcagggataaactttgtagcggggcaggggaaaaagagggagaagcatcggggatagttgcattagaagggggggagatgaggaaatgtggacgggcaaggaggcatggctgagtcatataggaatcctgacttaatgaagtggtgattaaagagctcagccaggtgcttcttgtcagtaataaccccatcatcaactttaagggacatgggcagctgtgaggaggagggtttattttccaggtctttaactgttttcaataccttcttggggttagacccacagagaattgctccttaaagtaactaactttggccttccgtaCAGCCTGAGTGCACTTTTTTTTCATTTGCCTGAACAagagcctgagtatgcgtgtccCGAGCCTTTCCctaatgcaattcttgaggtggagtaactctgcaagatcacagtcgaaccaggggctgaacctgtttttcattttctttatgggggtgtgtttgttaacaataccacagaaaatataaaataaaaaggtccaagcgtcttcgacagaggggatcaagctgattctataccattttacagaggccactTCAcaaaggaaggcttgctcattaaagttttttagcaagtgtctatgacaaatcaggacaggtcgtttcactgagcagccattacgaacacaggctgtaaaacagtgatcattaaggtcattacagaaaacaccagactgatacctatcaggattatttgtgaggataacgccaagaagagtagccttttctgggtgtttggagtcataccttatgggattggtaataatctgagaaagatttaggaagtcccattgctttaggacttggtcaggtggtttaagcatgtcccagtttaggtcacctagcaggacaaattcagacttaatgtaaggggccaggagagagtttAGGGCAGGTACTGTACAGGCCGGAGATCATGGAGgccgatagcacccagcaacagtcaatagagagctatttgaaagtttaatacttaaaacaagcaaatcaaattgtttggggacagacttggtggagataaccgagcactgaaggtgatccttggtaaagattgccactcccccacatttagaagatctgtcttgccgaaaaaagGTTATAAcaagaaaggttaacatcagtattcaaaacactcttcctgaACCATGTCtgagtaatgaccaacacatctggattggagttgtgaacccacactttcaattgatccattttaggtaataagcttcaaGTGTTAACgtacagaaaacccaggctttcacatgagcagaaatcagtgaagcagatatcagaatgtcagaaaataatctgaaacaatcaaacaaacagaaaatgcacCTAACAAATGTGTAGAGTCAGAAGCTTTATGtcgtcattgcgtgctatgaatatggaaccaaatacttaacttttgactactttaatacgtTAAGTACACTAAaatggggactatgtacaaaaagtgctgtaatttctaaacgttgCGTCTGATATGGATGAagataccctcaaattaaagccgacagtctgcactttaacctcatagtcattgtatcatttcaaatccaaaatgctgaagtacagagccaaaacaacaaaaaatgtgtcactgtcctatTACCTTTGGAGCTCACTAAGTGTTAATTAAGTAGTGCTTTGTCTCATCGGGCTAATTAATAGGTCCAATGCAGCCTTTTTTGTATCGATATCAGAtattttctgggtaacaattaagtgccTTACGGttatttatttaaattaaaatggtcaacaAGAAACAAAaacagcttcttagcaaagagcaatttctcaaggaaGAATTTTGCTAGTACTGTCTGGGCGTGATCTGAGTGAGGAGGGGAAAACAGAAAACTAGAGGTTATTGGCAGAGAGTTTTGGAACTCATTCTTTTGGTCTATTAAAGGAAAATCCCACCACAAAAACTatctttcattagtccattgttgatatagtcccattTTGTTTGCATGTCAACAAGCAAATTTCAAGATGCCTAACTTTCAAAGTACAGAAATGCAGCCAGTATGGTGCATGTTGCACCAAATTGTTAATTACATTGTTTCTTATTCAGGAgtggtgtttaaaaaaaaaagtggaaaACCCCTAAATTATCACATGATGAAAATCATGAAATCACAACCAATAACACTttcacgtgtgtgtgcgtgtgtgtgtgtgtgtgtgtgtgtatttctctaCTTTTGAAAGTTAACTAGTCAGAACTAGGAAACAATGACATTTCAGACTTGCTGATTCGTTGAACACGGCACATGTTTAACTACAACCAGTTAGTAAGTAAGAGTTTCCAAGTTCTGACCAGCACGTGAACGTTGCATGATATATTggatcttgaaaacttgattgatgacatgcaaaacattcacCAGGAAGGCCAAAACTCAATTCCACCAATACAGGCTGAAATGTCAGTATTTTCAAACAACTCTTATACTAAAATGTCATTATCATAATTTTGACAAttttacagtattattccaacctcatagtgtgtaaatatacactacatgaccaaagttatgtggacatctgctcgtcgaacatctcattccaaaatcatggacattaatattaagttggtcccccctttgctgtatgacagcttccactcttctggaaaggctagatattggaacattgctgcggagacttgcttacattcagccacaagagcattagtgaggtcgggcactgatgttaggcttttaggcctggcttgcagtcggcgttccaattcatcccaaaggtgttcgatggggttgaggtcagggctctatgcaggccagtcaagttcttccacaccgatctcaacaaaccatttctgtatggacctcgctttgtgcacgggggcattgtaatgctgaaacaTTTCAATCTGTTGCCAAAAGGAAGCACATAATCGTCTAGAACGATAAATGGAAGCACATAATCATCTAgaacgtcattgtatgctgtagcgttatcatttccctttactggaactaaggggcctagcccgaaccatgaaaaacagccccagaccattattcctcctccaccaaactttacagttggaactatgcattggggcaggtagcatgctcctggcatccgccaaacccagattgtcggtcgaactgccagatggggaagcgtgatttatcactccagagaatgcgtttccattgctccagagtccaatggcagcaagctttacaccactcaagctgacgcttggcattgcgcattgtgatcttatgcttgtgtgcggctgctcggctatggaaacccatttcatgaatgtCCAgaagaacagttcttgtgctgacgttgcttccagaggcagtttggaacccggtagtgttgcaaccaaggacagatgattttaaAGCGCTACGCACTaaagcactcggcggtcccggtctgtgagcttgtgtggcctaccacttcgcggctgagccgttgttgctcccagacatttccacttcaaaataaaagcacttacagttgaccggggaagctctagcagggtagaaatttggtgaactgacttgttggaaaggtggcatcctacaacggtgctacattgaaagtcactgagctcttcagtacgggccattctactgccaatgtgtgtctatggagattgtatggcggtgtgctcaattttaaatacctgtcagcaacgggtgtggctgaaatagccgaatccactaatttgaaggggcgtccacatacttttggtgatgtattgtatacaaaacacaggaaaatcacattttttttgTCTGCACTGGGCCTTAAACTATTGTGACAATTTATTGAACACTTCTTTCTTTTTTTGCAGCTCTCATTCAGTCAGTGAGAATGGAGATGACTGGGGAGGTGGTCTCCTGTTCATCTCAGAACATCTATCCTGCCCCTGAGGTGGCATGGTCCACAGACCCATTATCTGGCCCAGAAACACTACAGAACTCCACCGTCAAAACCCCAGACTCCAAGGGTCTGTACATAGTGGAGAGCAGAGTCAGGATCCTGGGTAATGTCTTTGACTATGCCTACTTCTGCTCTGTCATCTCTGCAGACAAGGCCCAGGTGTGGACCACCTCCATAAAGAAGACAGGTATTCAGATCTTTCACCCATTTATCATGGTCCACCATAACAATATAAAGGCCAAAAAAGTTGGACAAAACCAGCCAGTCACACTTTGGGTGAATGTGTCTCTATTTCAGAGGAATTGATTGGAGAGGCAGGGCGAGAGCTGTCCATACCCTGCATCGCTCCACAGAACCTCCAGAACTTCTCCCTCACCTGGACCTTCACCAGAACCAATGACCCCACAGTCATCCTCAGCTACGACAACAGAACCAGACGGACCTCCAACCTCTGGGAGGGCCGTGCTGGACTGGAGCAGGACCAGGTTCTGATGAGTAAAGgatccctccttcttcacaaccCAGAGAGTGAGAAACACTCAGGAACTTACACCTGTACATTCACAGGCTTCCAGAGGAGACACATGGTCCAAAACCAGGTCAACATCACAGCCAGACGACCCACTGCAGGTAACATGTAGGAGGAACAATCAAAGATATGGAGGAtgaatatcaaaagtaaaatgaCCATGATATTTCCAATTACAGGTGTAACCAACGTGATGGCTGATCACATGCTGTGGATGATTCCTGCAGTGTCAGCAATTCTGTGGCAGTccctgtggaactatatacactgagtataccgaacattaggaacaccttcctttttcactcagaacagcctcaattcgtcgggggatggactctacaaggtgtcgaaagcattctacagggatgctggcccatgttgactccaatgcttcccacagttgtcaagttgagtggatgtcctttgggtgaccattcttgatacacacgggaaactgttgaacgtgaaaaacccagcagcgcggCAGTGCTTAACacaaaccggtgagcctggcacctactatcataccccgttcaaagattAAAAAATCattgtttaacctgtctcctccccttcatctacacatacttaagtggatttaacaagtgaagtgaataagggatcatagctttcacctggattcaaatgtcatggaaagagcaggtgttcttaatgttttgtatactcagtgtataaattAATAATATATTTGTGGAGTGATTTCACATGGATGAATTTACACTTTGGGAGAGGGGTTAGATGCCAGCAATATTTTTTTACATGGTAAACAATGGCCAGACACACACTTACTCTCAGGCACAGTTTTATGGCACAAGTTGTATGGTTGATTAGTCTGTGAACTCAATTACTGTGGCCTGGCTTAATGGAGTAATGTGTAATGAAGCAGACAGCAGGAGCTTGGCCTGGGTGGTGTGCAGGTTAATGGAACAACTGCTTGAATAGTTGTACAAAGTGTACACCACAGGCGGCCGGTGGCACctaaattggggaggacgggctgatAGTAATGGCTAGAACGGCATCAACGGAATGGTATCGAGCACATCAAAAACATGGTTTccgtgtgtttgataccattccattaactccattccagccattattatgagccatacttccctcagcagcctcctgtaacCAAGTCTGCAATGACAATGAAAATAGTATATTCTGAatgaggagagggtggagaacaatttatgcttttttttaattgaaatcctaataaaaaagtaaaaatatgaaACTAACTTTACCTCAGTGCCAAATCAAACCATAAAAACAACCCTCTGAGCAGAGTAAGTTCAAATGTCATTTTATTCAATATTCTGGCTTTCAATGTACATTTACACAATTTTGCACACAAATGTTTCAGGCTGTATATACCAATTAATTATGTATTGAAGCCTGATTAATCAGACTAACCTAATGACTACTCATGGTCAGGCAGGTTAAAGTTTTACTTGCTTGGTTAATATGTCCTTGTTTCATCAATGTAACAGCCACTTTGACATGgattcacacagacacagctcattacacacacacacacacacacacacacacacacacacacacacatactaacagaTACAGACTAAGATCTGAACACAGACCCTCTGCGATGGCACTGACACATGGATCGGCCACTGTGCTCCTGATCTTTCTGTGGACATTGTCTATGACTGACTCCAAAGGTACAGTATGGCGtgacctcctctgtctctctctctctctctctctatatatatatatatatataaatatatttcagGGAGTAACTAAGCTCTAAGGAGGTGCTGTTATTGAGGCTCTACAGTATGTGTATCTCTTGTTTTAGAGCACATTTTACTTATCCATTTGGTGATCCATAGAATGTCCTAACGGCAGCAAAGATAAGAGATATTTATTTGGGAACGACGATTCAGGTAATAGCAAGAAACTAAATGTAGTTACTTGTTCATCTAACCTTCCTGAATTTATTTATTGAACATCACCAGAGAAACAAACGATCGATAGATGGTAATATGCTGTCATGGACTTTTATTCCGCATCTGATTATACTTGTACGTAGATTCATATACATTTTGTCAAGTCTCTGCTGTGAGAAGAGACTGCATGTTAAATAACACAAGATACAGGATTTGTTTGGGTGGAAAACATCTTTGGGTATTTGCTGCTGGCCATTGATAGTTTAGAAGTTAGAACACTAAATATGCTGTAATATTCTGAAAAGGCCAGTCAATCGCATGTATTTTACTTTAATCAACATTCTGATATTCTGGTCATCTTACTGTTTGGATATGTTCTCCTCATCCATGGATGCTGAggtatactgtaagtgttcttcGAAACCACTACTTTctaattttcaaacatttctttTCAGAGGCTTATGTGACTTGTTTATTCCATGAGGACTGCATGCTTCCCTGTAGCTTTAAACCTACTGGTGCCGTGGTCATCCACTGGTACAAACAGCAGATCCCTGTTCACAGCTACTATTACAACAAGGACCAGTATGGACTGCAGAATAAGCACTTCAATGGAAGGACATGCTTGTTCAACTCCCAGATCGCCCATGGCAATGCATCGCTCCTCCTGAAAAGGATAAAAGTTCAGGACAAGGGAAGATACAAGTGCTACACCAGCACCAGAAAGAGGAACCAGGAGACCTTTGTCAACCTGGGGGTGAAAGGTCAGTGAAAAATCTCCCTATTGTCTCCTAGTTTATTCCTCTTCCATGCAACATTTCTCAATGGACAGTTCACACACACCACTTTCTATTCATCAGTATGATTCCAGATTTCAAATCCTGTCCAGACATTTGTAAAGAGTTAAAACGTTGGTAGGCTTTGTTCGCCATGCCTACCCCTGTCTCACTGTCCCTATGTTAACTGTGTCCGTTTATTTGTTGTGTAACAATATCAACCTCTGTAGGAGAGCCGAAAGGAGTGTGGTTAATCTGTAGTGTTTAATATAAGCTTAGGCCTACTATTGAACATAACACAGTTTTGGAGGACCATGTTTGTTAGTGCCCTTTAATCCTGAAATATATATGTAGATATCCTTGTTAGAAATAATACTTTATTTCCCTTAATGGAGTGACGCTGAATGTAAAAAGTGGCCTAACTTACCCCACTACCCCCTACGGGCCTATCACATGACCAAGCCACAGTCCCTGTGGAAACATGGTCGTGACTGCAGGGGGGAACAAAGCAGTCTATTTTCCACTGTAACACTTGACTGGGCCCTGTCTGCAGTAGTCTACAGGGCACaccatgtttgttctacatacacctaacaaacacacaaaacacagaaaaatcacgtttttttttactgcactgggcctttaacacaggcttaacacctaacaaacacttttgattttttttaaacactaaCATTGGCCAGTCCCTGGTGTTACCTCATTTCCCAgcgataatgccttgcattacgcctgggaagaaaacacttcaatttgaTCAATTTGCCATTGGTTCAATCATTGGCTCAACTTAgcccaaggcaaacatttagaTTTCATTACCCCACACTGCTACAAGAATGCTCTTTCATGATAAGTTTATGACCTCATTTTGAAGCTTATAGataccccaactgatgtatagaacaatatTCAAATGATCTACTTTAgttttagatacaagcatcatgaaacgtctaacacaatacattcatttGATCTTTCATTtgaccactttttccatgtgttttttttttacttcacagactccatgaaatgatgacctctccctaaatatttggtcaaattattaattgtgtgtatggtttcctagaaacaatggGTGGCTCAACTAACCCCATTCTCCACTATGTCATATATCTATGAAAGCCGAAGTTGTCATACAAAAATGCAAGCATCACTAGATCAGTAGGACCATTACTGATATACAATGATATGCCATGATTGGACATGTAAACTCCTTCTAGAGGGCTAGTAAATTAATGTTATCAATCTTTGAAAAAAAACTAAAGCTTAATTCTTTATTCAACACTATCAAGAACAATGTTTTCTCT
It encodes:
- the LOC100194697 gene encoding uncharacterized protein isoform X1, with translation MMCEWMNTCKGNKGITGSITFLLILLFTLQLAENVTSVSLVKCLYSEDCVLTCSFKPNEDEVVHWYKQQICVHSYYYQSDQLQLQNGHFSGRTSLFKDQLVHGNASLLLKRVDVSDEGLYKCYTSTVMGNKETFVDVKVEALIQSVRMEMTGEVVSCSSQNIYPAPEVAWSTDPLSGPETLQNSTVKTPDSKGLYIVESRVRILGNVFDYAYFCSVISADKAQVWTTSIKKTEELIGEAGRELSIPCIAPQNLQNFSLTWTFTRTNDPTVILSYDNRTRRTSNLWEGRAGLEQDQVLMSKGSLLLHNPESEKHSGTYTCTFTGFQRRHMVQNQVNITARRPTAGVTNVMADHMLWMIPAVSAILWQSLWNYIH
- the LOC100194697 gene encoding uncharacterized protein isoform X2; this translates as MMCEWMNTCKGNKGITGSITFLLILLFTLQLAENVTSALIQSVRMEMTGEVVSCSSQNIYPAPEVAWSTDPLSGPETLQNSTVKTPDSKGLYIVESRVRILGNVFDYAYFCSVISADKAQVWTTSIKKTEELIGEAGRELSIPCIAPQNLQNFSLTWTFTRTNDPTVILSYDNRTRRTSNLWEGRAGLEQDQVLMSKGSLLLHNPESEKHSGTYTCTFTGFQRRHMVQNQVNITARRPTAGVTNVMADHMLWMIPAVSAILWQSLWNYIH